GGTTGTCCAGTTTGGGCTTTTCGATTTTATCTCCCTGAGATTAAAATGATCCAGCCAGCAAGGAGGCGGGCGGGCAGATGAACAGGTTAAAAAGAATGCTACACTACCGTTTTCAATCAAGAACCGCAATTGTCGCTTTCGCCTTGTTGATTTTCGTTGCAGGCGTTTTGCAGGCGCCTATGTTAGCAAAAGCGGACACCTTTACCGAAACATTTCTTGGGGGGATTGGTGACGGGGACTATTTCGATGTTTCTGAAGGGTGGTATGCACGGTTTGTATTCAATTTGACTATGTTGGGCGAAACAGCAGCTCTATATAGTCCCTCCGATAGTGTAGAGAGCTATAGGGAAACACCGACAGATGATGAAACGACATTCATCGCCAACGCATACCAAATCGAGGCGGCTGAACTCGGATTTACTTTTGCGTCAGCTGATATTGCTTCCGAAGAGATAACCATCTATTCAAGCTTCATGGATGGAGATGAGAATTTGGGAACCTACCAGTTCGAGCTTGGAAACGTTTGGACATTGTTGTCCGGATCATACAAAACTGCGGAACTGACAATAAATTTGCTTGACTACGGTCTCGAAAATTATTTGGAAGATGGCCGGTTCATTACCCTTGTCATTGCCTTCGAAAGCGGGTGCTTGCCTAACGACTTCCGGATCGATACAGCGTCGTTGACGGTGGAAGCGACGCCGGTGCCGATTCCGGCCGGAATCTGGCTGCTTGGCGCAGGTTTGCTCGGGCTGTCCGGCATCCGTAGAAAATTAAAGGGTAGATTGCTCTAATTACAACAACACGAACGTCGTAAAAACCCCACCAGAGATCTGGTGGGGTTTTTTATAACTGAATCCAGAACAGGCAGGTTTCGAATGACCGTAGCGGAATTTTCGAGGCTTCCCGTCGGTCACGATAGATCCATCAAATCCAATGCACTGGTTGCAACAGGGACGGATTTGGCTGTATAGATCAGGGCAGAACCAAAACAGGCCGGAGGTGTCGGCTCGTTAAGAAGGCCGATCATGGCGGGTTTTAGAATTTCTTGGAAAAGCGATGGAGAAACAGACGACAACCTGCTCGGAAGATATAGGGGGTTCCGATGCCATTATCATCAACGAGGCTCAGTTGCTCCTGGCGGAAAAACGAACCTCCCTGGCGGCCATGCGTACCGGCATCGCCGTGTTCGCCCTGCCGCTGTCTGTGCTGGGCCTGCTGATTGCCACATCCCGTCACTATGATGTACTGCACGTCCTGCCGCTGATCATCCCTTTAGGCGTTATGCTGGCTGCCCTGATTGTTTTGGGAAGCTATCTGATTATTCGGGCGCTGCGCAATATTCACCATTATGATCGACTGATCGTGCAACTGAAAAACTGTCACAGCAAATTGTCGCAATTTATCGATTAGAGATTGACAGGCAACCAGTTGTCCCTGGTTAACTTGTGCAGGGGAAGGTGTCAGATCCCGGTGTCCTCGTCCGGTCGGTCCTTTGCTTCGGTAATGGTCACCCGCATACCGGATTTGAGTGGAAAATATTCGCCGGAGCGAGTGACGATGCCGATCTCGTGATGGCCGCAGCACTCGCACTGCCTGGCGGTTATCGTGCCTTCCAGCGGCAGGTCGGGGAGTGGCGGCTTCATCGCAGCAGGTGGGTGAGAATGTTGACCGTGTCCATGTAAATGGCCGGATCACCGCTGGCCCGGGAACCGGCCACGTTGAGGGTTTCGATGCGGTTCATCTCGATCCAGGAGGCGATCAGCGATGCCGCGTCGGAGGCCCGCTGGCCGAGGGTCAGGTCAATGTGCAGCAGCTGTTTGCCATGCTTTAAGGCCATTTTGCGGGTATAATCGCTGCCGCCGCTGGGCGTTCCCCGGGTAATCAGCAGGGTGCCTTCCGAATCCAGGACGTTTTTCTCCGTGCGGGCGGCGTATTCCTCCGTGGGCATCTCTTGAAGCTGGTAATAGGAGGGCAGGGGGCCGTCTTCGGCAAGCCGCCCTTTGGGAATCCAGCCTCCGTGGGGCAAGCCCAGGCGCATGGCCGTGTCCAGGGCTGCCCGGTCCACACCGGTTTGGCCGCCGCTTATAATCTTTTTCAGCATCATTGCATCTGCCTCGCTTGTTTCGGATTGATGGCGGGTGTTTTATCCCCGCTACATGGCCTGCCCGATGGCCGTTTTGATTTCGCTCATGGTGGCCGGCTTGGTGATGGTTCCCTGGAACCCGGCCCGCCGCAACTGTTCGGAACTGTATAGATGGGCGTGGCCGGAGTAGGCGTAGATGGCGCTGGCCGGACAAACCCGTTTGATCTGCTCACAAAGCTCGGTGCCGTCGATTTCGGGCATGATCAGGTCGATAAGAATCACCCGAAAGTCCACTTCTCGCACCATTTCGACAGCCCTTTGGGGGCTGTCCGTTGTCCGAACCTCGTATCCCATTCGCTGGAGAATTTCCCTGACCATCTCCAACTGATCCGTCTCGTTGTCCACCACCAGGATTTTTCCTTTTGCGGCCATGTCACCTCCCTATAAGGGTTGCCAGCGTCGCCCCCCACCCTCCAGCTTCCGGCGGTGCATCTTCATAGCGCCCTACGCGGGGGTCTTTTTTCAGCAGGGCGTGGACGCGTTGGCGCAGCACGCCGCTGCCCTTGCCGTGAATGATCCGCAGATCATGGATATTGGCGTCGAGACAGGCGTCGATATAATCATCCAAAAGGGTATTAAGTTCGCCCGGGGCGAAGGTGTGCAGATCAAGGACGCCGTCGATGGGGATGACTACCGGGTCCATAGCGGTTGCGCGCCTTTTTGATGAAGGTTTTGGAAAAATTAATCCAGCATACCCCAAAACCGGGGTGGGTGGCAAGCGTGGCGAAAAAAGCTGAGGGAAGAGGGACGATGGAGGAGGGAAGAAGGAAGATGGATGAGGGATGAAGGTTGGGTTGGGCTTTTCCATCCGTTGGGACTGTGGTAAGAAAGACGCCCAGCAACGCAGAATTGGCCTGAACTGCTCGATAACTCTACAGCCATGGTGATGTGATGAAGAAATTACTGGTTCGCGGTGCCTCCGGTTCTTCCCAGTTGCTGGTGGGTGAATCCATTGACAACCTGATTGCTTACATCGACCCACGCCGGACGGTGATCGTCACCGACACGACGATTGAGGGCCTTTATCGACAGCGCTTTCCCGACTGTCCGATAATTACGATCGGCCTGGGTGAGAAGATAAAAACACTGGACACCGTGGCAAAGATCTATGGGCAACTGGTGGAACTGGAAGCCGACCGATCGAGTCTTATCCTGGGGATCGGGGGCGGCATTGTCTGCGACATCGCCGGATTCGTTGCCTCCACCTATATGCGGGGATTGTCCTTCGGGTTTGTCGCCACGACCCTGCTGGCCCAGGTGGATGCCAGTGTGGGCGGCAAAAACGGCGTGAATTTCGGCGGGTACAAGAACATGGTGGGGGTGTTCAATCAGCCTGATTTTGTCATTTGCGACATGACGGCGCTGCAAAGCCTGCCGGTCCGGGAGGTGCTCTGCGGTTTCGCCGAGATCATCAAACACGGTGCCATCGCCGACGATCGCATGCTCGATTTTCTGGATGCTCACCAGGACGAAGCCCTGAGACTGGACAAAGCCATCGTGGAATACCTGGTCTATCGGTCCGTGGAAATCAAGGCCAAGGTGGTGACCCAGGACGAACGCGAGAAAGGCGAGCGGCGCAAACTGAACTTCGGCCACACCTTCGGCCATGCCATTGAAAAACTCACCGGCATCCCCCACGGGGAGGCCGTAGGCATCGGAATGGTATTGGCGGCGAAGCTGTCTGTGAAGATGGGGCTGCTGCATGCGCGGGAGGCTGCCCGCTTAGAGCGGATCATCGCCGGCTATGGCCTTCCGGTGCGCCCGCCCGTAGACCTTGCCGCCATGCTGGCTGCAATTCGCAAGGACAAAAAACGTGAAGGCGATCTCATTCATTTCGTTCTTCTGGAGAGCCTGGGCCGCGCCCGGGTGGAAGAACTGGCCTTCGACGAGCTGCATGCCTACATGAGCAGCGTGGAGACGAACTGACGCCCCACCATGCGAGAACAATGAAATTTCTCTTTCTGGAGTCGTTCTACGGTGGTTCCCACCGGGATTTCGCCAAGGGACTGGTGGCACACTCGGGCCACGACATCCATCTGGCGACCTTGCCCGCCCGATTCTGGAAATGGCGCATGCGCGGGGCGGCTCTGCACTTTATCCGCACAGTGGGCGACCTGTCCGCCTACGACGGAATCGTCACCACCGGCCTGATGAGCCTGGCGGATTTCAAGGCCCTTTGCCCCGGCCGCTGCCCACCCGTATTGCTTTATCTGCACGAAAGCCAGACAACCTACCCCCTGGCACCCGGTGAGCAGATGGACCTGCAGTTTGTTTTTACCGATATTACCACGGCCTTGTGCGCGGACCGGATTCTTTTCAATTCACAATTTCATTTCAATCACTTTTTCAGGGATCTTCCCGGATTTATCGGCCGGATGCCGGAATTCAAGCCCCACTGGGCCACCGAGGAAATCCGCAGCAAGGCCGCAGTCCTCCATCCGGGCTGCCGTTTCGATCCGGATCTTTTTGAACCGGAACCGCTGCCTGCCGGTCCGCCCCTGGTCGTCTGGAATCACCGCTGGGAATTCGACAAAAACCCCGAGGCCTTTTTCGACGCCCTGGATCGGGTGGAGCGCATGGGAATCGATTTTCGACTGGCGCTTCTCGGTGAAACCAGTCAGGTCAAGCCCGGGGCCTTTCTTGATGCACGATCCCGCTTCGGCGAAAAGATCGTTTACTACGGCTATGTGCCCGACAGGGAACAGTACGTCCAGTGGCTCAAAAAGGGCTGTGTTGCCGTGAGCACGGCCATTCAGGAGAACTTCGGCATTGCCGCGGTCGAAGCCATACGCCATGGCTGCCTGCCGCTGCTTCCCCGTCGGCTTTCCTACCCGGAAATTTTGCCCAAGGAATTCCACCGTCTTTTCCTGTATGCGGACGATGCGGATCTGGCCTCCAAGCTGGCTGCGATCCTGCGCCATCCCGAGCGTTTTGCCCACCACCGGCCGGTGCTTGCTGAAATGATGGCCCGTCACGCCTGGGCGTCTGTCATTGATCGTTATGATCGGGAGTTGGCGGAAGTCGGAGGAAGATAGAGGACATTGACACCACCGGCGGATGCCCCTATATTACCTGCCATTCAGATAGCTTCTTCCACGCCCGCGCACGGCGTGGTTTTTCATTCCATGTACAAGGAGAAAACGATGTCCAACCAGAAAGAGAGCTACAAGGAAAAAATCGATCGGGCCACGGCGGTATTCGAGACCAATATGGGAACCTTCGAGGCGGAACTGTACGCCAAGGAGTGCCCCGAAACCGTGTGGAATTTCATCAACCTGGCCGAGGGCCGGCAGGAGACGGTCCGGGGCGGCAACTACTACGACGGCCTGAGCTTTCATCGCATTATCGAAGGTTTCGTGATTCAGGGCGGATGCCCCTTCGGCAACGGCACCGGCGGCCCGGGCTATCAGTTCAAAGACGAATTCCATCCCGATTTGCGTCACGACGGCCCCGGGGTCCTCTCCATGGCCAATGCCGGACCCGGCACCAACGGCAGCCAGTTTTTCGTTACCCTGGCGCCGACGCCCCACCTGGACGACCGTCATTCGGTATTCGGCAAAGTCACCGAAGGCATGGATGTGGTCATGAAGATCGGCTCCATTGCCACCGGTCCCATGGACAAGCCGGCCGAACCGGTGATCATGAAGAAGGTGACCATTAAAAGATAAAAACAAGTCGGCCCATCCATGAAGGGAGAATCTGGCATGCTTGAACTGAAGTCGGTCAACCTGAAGCGCGCCCGGGTGGAAACCCTGATCGTACCCGTATGCGAAGAAGAGGATATTCACAGCGACCCGACCGTGAAGGCGCTGGCTGCAGCAGCCAAAGCGCTGGCGGAATTCAAGGGTAAACCGGGAGATCGCGTTACCCTGTACCAACCCGAGGGAACCAAGATTGAACGAGCCGTCCTTTTCGGCATCGGCAAGCAGGAAAAGGTGACTCTCGAAACCATGCGCGCCTTTGCCGGAAAAGCCGTCAGCTTCTGCATCAAGGCCGGGTTGGGCACCATGACGGTCGCAACGCCGACGGCCTCCGCCTTCAACCTGGAAGCCGCCGCGCTCCTTAAAGCGTTGCTGGAGGGCGGCTCTCTGGGTAACCACATCTTCGACCGCTATAAAGAGAAAAAAGAGCACAAACCGGTCCGCAAGATCGTTCTCATGGTCACGGCGGCCCAGAAAAAGGCCCACGCCGATCTCGCCGATACCGTCACCGCCGTATGCCAAGGAAGCATCATGGCACGCGAGTGGGTGACCACGCCTTCCAACGACAAGCGGCCGCCGGATTTTGCCGGAATGATTCAGAAGACCGCCAAGTCGGCCGGGCTCAAGGCCAAGGCGATGGATGAGCGCTGGCTGAAGGAGCAGAAGTTTGGCGCCATGCTGGCCGTGGGGCAGGGCAGCAACGCCAAGCCGCGGCTGGTGGCCCTGGAATACGCGCCCCGGGACGCGAAAAAGACCATCGTTCTCGTCGGCAAGGGCGTGACGTTTGACTCCGGCGGAATCAACCTGAAGCCGTCGGGCAGCATCGAAACCATGAAAATGGACATGGCCGGGGCGGCCGCCGTTGCCGGTACCCTGCTGGCGGTGGCGCGCCTGAAACCGTCGGTCAGGGTGGTCGGCGTCATGCCTCTGGTGGAGAATATGCCTTCCGGAACGGCCATCCGGCCGGGAGACATCGTCCGGTCCTATGCCGGAAAAACCATCGAAATCGGCAACACCGACGCCGAGGGGCGGCTGATTCTCATCGATGCCCTGGCATGGGCCATCGAACAGTACAAGCCGGATACCGTGATCGATCTGGCCACCCTCACCGGCGCCTGTGTGGTGGCGTTGGGCGAGAAGATCGCCGGTGTTTTCTCCAAGGACCGGCAACTGGCCGATGCTATCGTGGCCGCCGGCGAAACGACCCATGAACGCTGCTGGCCGCTGCCTCTGCCGGAGGATTACAAGGAGCTTTTAAAAAACGATTTTGCCGATATGAACAACATCAGCAGCGGGCGCTGGGGCGGTGCCATCACGGCGGCCCTGTTTCTCTCCGAATTCGTCGGCGATTCGCGCTGGGCCCATATCGACATTGCCGGTCCGGCCTGGATCAAAAAAGCGTCGGATTATTGCGGGGCCGGTGGGACCGGTTTCGGCGTGCGGCTGCTGTGCGAGT
This window of the uncultured Desulfosarcina sp. genome carries:
- a CDS encoding VPLPA-CTERM sorting domain-containing protein; this encodes MNRLKRMLHYRFQSRTAIVAFALLIFVAGVLQAPMLAKADTFTETFLGGIGDGDYFDVSEGWYARFVFNLTMLGETAALYSPSDSVESYRETPTDDETTFIANAYQIEAAELGFTFASADIASEEITIYSSFMDGDENLGTYQFELGNVWTLLSGSYKTAELTINLLDYGLENYLEDGRFITLVIAFESGCLPNDFRIDTASLTVEATPVPIPAGIWLLGAGLLGLSGIRRKLKGRLL
- a CDS encoding putative molybdenum carrier protein; amino-acid sequence: MMLKKIISGGQTGVDRAALDTAMRLGLPHGGWIPKGRLAEDGPLPSYYQLQEMPTEEYAARTEKNVLDSEGTLLITRGTPSGGSDYTRKMALKHGKQLLHIDLTLGQRASDAASLIASWIEMNRIETLNVAGSRASGDPAIYMDTVNILTHLLR
- a CDS encoding response regulator, whose amino-acid sequence is MAAKGKILVVDNETDQLEMVREILQRMGYEVRTTDSPQRAVEMVREVDFRVILIDLIMPEIDGTELCEQIKRVCPASAIYAYSGHAHLYSSEQLRRAGFQGTITKPATMSEIKTAIGQAM
- a CDS encoding Smr/MutS family protein encodes the protein MDPVVIPIDGVLDLHTFAPGELNTLLDDYIDACLDANIHDLRIIHGKGSGVLRQRVHALLKKDPRVGRYEDAPPEAGGWGATLATLIGR
- the aroB gene encoding 3-dehydroquinate synthase, which produces MKKLLVRGASGSSQLLVGESIDNLIAYIDPRRTVIVTDTTIEGLYRQRFPDCPIITIGLGEKIKTLDTVAKIYGQLVELEADRSSLILGIGGGIVCDIAGFVASTYMRGLSFGFVATTLLAQVDASVGGKNGVNFGGYKNMVGVFNQPDFVICDMTALQSLPVREVLCGFAEIIKHGAIADDRMLDFLDAHQDEALRLDKAIVEYLVYRSVEIKAKVVTQDEREKGERRKLNFGHTFGHAIEKLTGIPHGEAVGIGMVLAAKLSVKMGLLHAREAARLERIIAGYGLPVRPPVDLAAMLAAIRKDKKREGDLIHFVLLESLGRARVEELAFDELHAYMSSVETN
- a CDS encoding DUF3524 domain-containing protein produces the protein MKFLFLESFYGGSHRDFAKGLVAHSGHDIHLATLPARFWKWRMRGAALHFIRTVGDLSAYDGIVTTGLMSLADFKALCPGRCPPVLLYLHESQTTYPLAPGEQMDLQFVFTDITTALCADRILFNSQFHFNHFFRDLPGFIGRMPEFKPHWATEEIRSKAAVLHPGCRFDPDLFEPEPLPAGPPLVVWNHRWEFDKNPEAFFDALDRVERMGIDFRLALLGETSQVKPGAFLDARSRFGEKIVYYGYVPDREQYVQWLKKGCVAVSTAIQENFGIAAVEAIRHGCLPLLPRRLSYPEILPKEFHRLFLYADDADLASKLAAILRHPERFAHHRPVLAEMMARHAWASVIDRYDRELAEVGGR
- a CDS encoding peptidylprolyl isomerase produces the protein MSNQKESYKEKIDRATAVFETNMGTFEAELYAKECPETVWNFINLAEGRQETVRGGNYYDGLSFHRIIEGFVIQGGCPFGNGTGGPGYQFKDEFHPDLRHDGPGVLSMANAGPGTNGSQFFVTLAPTPHLDDRHSVFGKVTEGMDVVMKIGSIATGPMDKPAEPVIMKKVTIKR
- a CDS encoding leucyl aminopeptidase, producing the protein MLELKSVNLKRARVETLIVPVCEEEDIHSDPTVKALAAAAKALAEFKGKPGDRVTLYQPEGTKIERAVLFGIGKQEKVTLETMRAFAGKAVSFCIKAGLGTMTVATPTASAFNLEAAALLKALLEGGSLGNHIFDRYKEKKEHKPVRKIVLMVTAAQKKAHADLADTVTAVCQGSIMAREWVTTPSNDKRPPDFAGMIQKTAKSAGLKAKAMDERWLKEQKFGAMLAVGQGSNAKPRLVALEYAPRDAKKTIVLVGKGVTFDSGGINLKPSGSIETMKMDMAGAAAVAGTLLAVARLKPSVRVVGVMPLVENMPSGTAIRPGDIVRSYAGKTIEIGNTDAEGRLILIDALAWAIEQYKPDTVIDLATLTGACVVALGEKIAGVFSKDRQLADAIVAAGETTHERCWPLPLPEDYKELLKNDFADMNNISSGRWGGAITAALFLSEFVGDSRWAHIDIAGPAWIKKASDYCGAGGTGFGVRLLCELLEKI